A single region of the Hippopotamus amphibius kiboko isolate mHipAmp2 chromosome 6, mHipAmp2.hap2, whole genome shotgun sequence genome encodes:
- the SH3BP5 gene encoding SH3 domain-binding protein 5 isoform X2, translated as MLNHATQRVMEAEHTKTRSEQVHKETAARYNAAMGRMRQLEKKLKRAINKSKPYFELKAKYYLQLEQLKKTVDELQAKLALAKGEYKTALRNLETISDEIHERRRSNAMGPRGRGVGAEGGSPAAEDLSGRKPEPDAVSVASEVFEDDNCSTFVSEDDSETQSVSSFSSGPTSLSEMPEPFPAAVRPGSLDLPSSVSLSEFGMMFPVLGPRSECSGASSPECEVERGDRAEGAENKTSDKARNHRGLGGSSGDSGKSPRGTSPKGQALEDRMRQLSLQGSKGRDRVIADTSVVQIG; from the exons GTCATGGAGGCAGAGCACACCAAGACGAGGAGCGAGCAGGTGCACAAGGAGACGGCGGCCAGGTACAACGCGGCCATGGGCCGCATGCGGCAGCTGGAGAAGAAACTCAAGAGAGCCATCAACAAGTCCAA GCCTTACTTTGAACTCAAGGCGAAGTACTACCTGCAACTTGAG CAGCTGAAGAAGACGGTGGATGAGCTGCAGGCCAAGCTGGCCCTGGCGAAGGGCGAGTACAAGACGGCCCTGAGGAACCTGGAGACCATCTCGGACGAGATCCACGAGCGGCGGCGCTCCAACGCCATGGGGCCCCGTGGGCGCGGCGTCGGGGCCGAGGGTGGCAGCCCTGCCGCTGAGGACCTGTCGGGGCGCAAGCCCGAGCCTGACGCCGTTTCTG tGGCCTCCGAGGTTTTCGAAGATGACAACTGCAGCACCTTTGTGTCTGAAGATGACTCGGAGACCCAGTCCGTGTCCAGCTTCAGCTCGGGACCCACAAGCCTGTCAGAGATGCCTGAGCCGTTCCCCGCGGCCGTGCGGCCTGGCAGCCTGGACCTGCCCAGCTCTGTGTCCCTGTCGGAGTTTGGGATGATGTTCCCAGTGCTGGGTCCCCGCAGCGAGTGCAGTGGGGCCTCCTCCCCCGAGTGCGAGGTGGAGCGAG GAGACAGGGCGGAAGGGGCAGAGAATAAAACGAGTGACAAAGCCAGGAACCATCGGGGGCTCGGCGGCAGCAGCGGTGACAGTGGCAAGAGCCCGAGGGGCACGTCCCCCAAGGGCCAGGCCTTGGAGGACAGGATGCGGCAGCTGTCCCTGCAGGGCTCGAAGGGTAGGGACAGGGTCATCGCAGACACAAGCGTGGTGCAGATCGGCTGA